One segment of Panicum virgatum strain AP13 chromosome 3K, P.virgatum_v5, whole genome shotgun sequence DNA contains the following:
- the LOC120697380 gene encoding acyl transferase 4-like: MGTIGFPVTRRSRSLVAPSSATPQETLRLSVIDRVAGLRHLVRSLHVFDGRRGGEAVVNNNKTPAPAPAETVREALGKALVDYYPLAGRFVEEDGEVRVACTAEGAWFVEAEAACTLEEVKHLDHPMLIPKEDLLPEPPAPDVDPLDMPLMMQVTEFACGGFVVGLISVHTIADGLGAGQFLNAVADYARGLPRPRVSPVWARDLIPAPSRIVSPPPRFELLDLRYFTVDLSPEHIAKVKSIFFEATGQRCSAFDVCVAKTWQSRVRALRLDGGDPARPVHVCFFANTRHLLPQLSAPGGFYGNCFYTVRATRPCGEVAGAGVVEVVRAVRDAKARLAADFARWAAGGFERDPYELTFSYDSLFVSDWTRLGFLEADYGWGAPAHVVPFSYHPFMAVAVIGAPPAPKPGARVMTMCVTEKHLPEFQDQMNAFAAGNHQ; the protein is encoded by the exons ATGGGTACCATCGGGTTCCCGGTGACGAGGAGGAGCAGGTCGCTGGTGGCGCCGTCGTCGGCGACGCCGCAGGAGACGCTGCGGCTGTCGGTGATCGACCGCGTGGCGGGGCTGCGGCACCTGGTGCGGTCGCTGCACGTGTtcgacggccggcgcggcggggaggcggtggtgAATAATAATaagacgccggcgccggcgccggcggagacggtgcgGGAGGCGCTGGGGAAGGCGCTGGTGGACTACTACCCGTTGGCGGGGCGGTTCGTGGAGGAGGACGGGGAGGTGCGGGTGGCGTGCACGGCGGAGGGCGCGTGGttcgtggaggcggaggcggcgtgcACCCTGGAGGAGGTGAAGCACCTGGACCACCCCATGCTCATCCCCAAGGAGGACCTGCTGccggagccgccggcgccggacgtCGACCCCCTCGACATGCCGCTCATGATGCAG GTGACCGAGTTCGCGTGCGGCGGCTTCGTGGTGGGGCTCATCTCCGTGCACACCATCGCCGACGGCCTCGGCGCCGGGCAGTTCCTCAACGCGGTGGCGGACTACGCGCGCGGCCTCCCCAGGCCCCGCGTGTCCCCCGTCTGGGCGCGCGACCTCATCCCGGCGCCGTCCAGGAtcgtgtcgccgccgccgcgcttcgAGCTGCTGGACCTCCGCTACTTCACCGTGGACCTGAGCCCGGAGCACATCGCCAAGGTCAAGTCCATCTTCTTCGAGGCGACGGGGCAGCGCTGCTCGGCGTTCGACGTGTGCGTCGCCAAGACCTGGCAGTCCCGCGTCCGCGCGCTCCGGCTGGACGGCGGCGACCCGGCGCGGCCCGTGCACGTGTGCTTCTTCGCCAACACGCGGCACCTCCTGCCGCAGCTGTCGGCGCCCGGCGGGTTCTACGGCAACTGCTTCTACACGGTGAGGGCGACGCGGCCgtgcggcgaggtggcgggcgccggcgtggtggaggtGGTGCGCGCCGTCCGGGACGCCAAGGCGCGGCTGGCGGCGGACTTCGCGCGGTGGGCAGCGGGCGGGTTCGAGCGGGACCCCTACGAGCTCACCTTCAGCTACGACTCGCTCTTCGTCTCGGACTGGACGCGGCTGGGGTTCCTGGAGGCGGACTACGGGTGGGGCGCGCCGGCGCACGTCGTGCCCTTCTCCTACCACCCCTTCATGGCCGTCGCCGTCatcggcgcgccgccggcgcccaagCCCGGCGCGCGCGTCATGACCATGTGCGTCACGGAGAAGCACCTGCCGGAGTTCCAGGACCAGATGAACGCCTTCGCCGCCGGGAACCACCAGTGA